Proteins encoded by one window of Haliotis asinina isolate JCU_RB_2024 chromosome 6, JCU_Hal_asi_v2, whole genome shotgun sequence:
- the LOC137287878 gene encoding uncharacterized protein: MALINSGSSRSEKKRRLEDLDVSSGNTSFNNDSWARFLVIEAVDFSPIKLNPFAISKAISGICGEVSNVTRLRSGSLLVECARRQQSLNLLSIKTFANVEVAVTVHRSLNSCRGIVRDRARCLSDMSEDEITTELKDQAVTAVKRFTIKKDGVIINTNTYLMTFARSSLPDSIKAGYFNIGVEVYVPTPLRCYKCQKFGHGSNSCRNSPVCHRCGDNHDGTDCQKDLKCCNCNGTHAASSKSCPVWQTESHIMKLKCQNNISYLEAKKLFQTQTTPPLTKTYSAAVSRSVVTSSVLCQTDLTWVKSEKPVLSPKQATAQVILSTSGSQTDVQPESSQTPTLQRASSQPATVQSKRKKGKKLNRNLSLTDSSPSEVPLQNSFGPLDMDVTLSQQDKRRNSSSSHSRERSPIEAP, encoded by the coding sequence ATGGCACTAATAAACTCTGGTTCATCTCGCAGCGAAAAGAAAAGACGTCTTGAGGatttggatgtttcatctggaaaTACTTCTTTTAACAATGATTCATGGGCACGATTTCTGGTGATCGAGGCTGTTGATTTTTCACCAATCAAACTAAACCCATTTGCCATTTCCAAAGCTATATCTGGGATTTGTGGTGAGGTGAGCAACGTCACCCGTCTCCGTAGTGGTTCGCTTCTTGTggagtgtgcacggagacagcagtCTCTCAATTTGCTGtcaatcaaaacatttgcaaatgttgagGTTGCTGTGACTGTGCACAGGTCTCTGAACTCTTGTCGAGGCATTGTTCGTGACAGGGCTCGttgcctgtctgacatgtctgaGGATGAAATCACTACCGAGTTGAAAGACCAGGCGGTAACtgctgtcaaacgtttcacaataaagaaagatggtgttatcattaacacaaatacatacttaATGACTTTTGCTCGTTCGTCCCTTCCTGATTCCATCAAAGCAGGCTATTTTAACATtggagtggaggtgtatgtccccactccactccgatgttataaatgtcaaaagtttggacatggttcaAACTCATGTCGGAACTCTCCTGTCTGTCATCGGTGTGGTGACAACCATGATGGCACTGACTGCCAGAAGGACCTCAAATGCTGCAATTGTAATGGCACTCATGCTGCGTCTTCCAAGTCTTGCCCAGTGTGGCAAACAGAATCACATATCATGAAACTCAagtgtcaaaataatatttcttacctggaggcaaagaaactgtttcaaacTCAGACAACACCTCCATTGACTAAAACTTATTCCGCTGCAGTCTCCCGATCTGTGGTAACATCGTCTGTATTgtgtcagactgacttgacaTGGGTCAAGTCAGAAAAACCCGTCCTTTCACCCAAACAAGCTACTGCCCAAGTTATCCTGTCGACGTCTGGGTCTCAGACTGATGTTcagcctgagtcatcacaaacGCCTACCTTGCAACGTGCCAGTTCACAACCAGCCACAGTTCAATCAAAACGAAAGAAAGGGAAAAAGTTAAATAGAAATCTCTCACTTACTGACTCTTCACCTTCAGAGGTTCCTCTCCAAAATTCATTTGGACCTCTAGACATGGACGTAACTTTGTCCCAACAGGACAAGCGGAGGAATAGTTCTTCTTCACATTCACGTGAAAGATCGCCCATTGAGGCACCATGA